The sequence AGGCGCGCCCCTTGAATCCCGCCCCGGGGATGAATCATCCATTCCGGTCACGGGAGGAGAATCACCATGAGCGTGACCGATGAGGTTCTCGAAGCCAACCGTCGCTATGCCGAACGATTCCAGTTGGGGCACCTGGCCATGCCGCCGGCGCGCAAGCTGGCCGTAGTAGCCTGCATGGACGCGCGGCTCACCGTCGAAGAAGCGCTCGGACTCCACACCGGCGACGCACACATCATCCGTAACGCCGGAGGGATCGTTACCGAGGATGCTCTGCGCTCGTTGATCATCTCCCACCACCTTCTGGGAACGCAGGAATTCGTGGTCATCAATCACACCGATTGCGGCATGCTCAGCTTCCA is a genomic window of Terriglobales bacterium containing:
- a CDS encoding carbonic anhydrase is translated as MSVTDEVLEANRRYAERFQLGHLAMPPARKLAVVACMDARLTVEEALGLHTGDAHIIRNAGGIVTEDALRSLIISHHLLGTQEFVVINHTDCGMLSFQDEDLRQRLHRETGALAAVPARFFAFGDLEDNLREQLLKIQSHPWVPRHIPVRGFIFDVKTGRLREVKAAASSRIPA